Within the Pseudorasbora parva isolate DD20220531a chromosome 15, ASM2467924v1, whole genome shotgun sequence genome, the region GCCAAGCTCTGCAGAATAGGTTGGTATTCAGTAGGAATCAGTGTATTTTTCGTAGTCTTtctatttcaatttatcattgtCATGGAAAATTATTGTGTCCAGCCTTTCAGGACATCGAGTCCACaggtttcctaaaaaaaaagttggaaaACCTGCATGGTGGCGTTTTGTGCAGGTGAAGAGATGGGACTTCACTTCTGCATATGCTTTGACACAcgcggtggtgtgtgtgtgtgtgcgtgtgtttgtgtgtgtgtgtgtgtgtgtgtgtgtgtgtgtgtgtgtgtgtggcggtcACTATACACCGCGGATTATCAGCGATATGATGGAGTTCAACATTGCAACACTCATGTAGTTAATATTAAATGAATAAACACAGACAGGCCGATGCttctttgttattgtttttacatGATCACATGATCACATGAACATTGATAAATACAAAGTATGTATGCTACATAAACACAAATGCATAGTCTCacacttttataaaaaaaaaatgtctggaaTTATTCGgataatgtaaatatttaattcatGCCATGTatgtacattcaaaaacatactCAAAACAGCATACATCACGCTATCGACGGTGAATTGGCACAAAATAAACCCATAACTTGTGTTATGGGTTTATTTTAAGAGAATGAGTGAATAAAGGATCACATGAAACCCAGTAACACTAACGTTATACTGTCTGTGGCTCGGCCGCTCGGGAGGTGTGATGGTCGGTCACGGATCCGTCAGAGACGATCAGCTCGAAGAAACCGCATGAACTGTGCACCGTTACTGAGGTGGGTGCTGGGCGTATACAGATCCCAGATGGGGCGTCCCTGGCCATGAGTTTGAAGGACACGAGAGAGAACAAACTGGGCAGAGGTATGAACTTATTATTTTCTGTTATTGGTATCAATACTCCTAGATGACCAATACCAGCTTTGCGATTAGATCATGTATCAGGCAAAGTATTGTAATCTGACACTGTTAGCGTATAACTTTATGAGCCAACTCTCTCTCACCTGCTCTTTTTTTCTCCTCACACAACAATTCAATTCATCTCCTCTAATCGTTGTTCTGTCTAATCCTGGCCTGTCTCTTATTGTGTGTTGTAATTGTATGGCTGTGTTCTGCTATATGAGTATTAATAAACATAATTACCTCAGCGTCTGAACTGCCATTGCGATCCATTGTTTCgctgaaactggtgttctgaaactggtgaGCTGAAACTGGTGAgctgaaactggtgttctgaaactggtgttctgaaactggtgttctgaaactggtgttctgaaactggtgagctgaaactggtgttctgaaactggtgaGCTGAAACTGGTGGTCTGAAACTGGTGAGCTGAAACTGGTGGTCTGAAACTGGTGAgctgaaactggtgtgctgaaactggtgtgctgaaactggtgaGCTGAAACTGGTGAGCTGAAACTGGTGAgctgaaactggtgtgctgaaactggtgagctgaaactggtgtgctgaaactggtgaGCTGAAACTGGTGAGATGAAACTGGTGAGCTGAAACTGGTGAgctgaaactggtgtgctgaaactggtgaGCTGAAACTGGTGAGCTGAAACTGGTGAgctgaaactggtgtgctgaaactggtgaGCTGAAACTGGTGAGCTGAAACTGGTGAGCTGAAACTGGTGAgctgaaactggtgttctgaaactggtgaGCTGAAACTAGTGTGCTGAAACTGGTctgctgaaactggtgtgctgaaactggtgagctgaaactggtgttctgaaactggtgaGCTGAAACTGGTGAGCTGAAACTGGTctgctgaaactggtgtgctgaaactggtgttctgaaactggtgaGCTGAAACTGGTGAGCTGAAACTGATCTGCTGAAACTGGTGAGCTGAAACTGGTCTGCTGAAACTGGTGAgctgaaactggtgttctgaaactggtgtgctgaaactggtgaGCTGAAACTGGTGAGCTGAAACTGGTCTGCTGAAACTGGTGAgctgaaactggtgttctgaaactggtgaGCTGAAACTGGTCTGCTGAAACTGGTGAGCTGTGTTTAATTCTCTTACTTTGATCTGAGcttgattattttaataattcacCCAGTCTCCATTTACTCATGTTATCCTCACAATTCAATACAAATCATTCAAATTTCAgttcatttaaaagttaatttccacACCTTAATTACCACTTTACAAAATGTTTAAGAAAAAAGGACACAAGATTCTGCCTGATTTCTTTTATTTATAGTTTTTCATTTAAGGTACCCAAAACATTTTGTGTATTCAGagttttgttttacacaaatctAAGCAAATGCATTTTATATGAAGATACATGTAATATAATCACTGCTGTATTTTAATATGACAGATCACACTGTTGTCCAGTCTGCTCTGCTCTGCGTTTCAGACTCGGGTCATGATTATGGTGGGGCGACGAAGCGGCCCCAGAAGATGATGCTATTGGTGGGGTTGTGCCGGAGGAAGAAAAGGAAGGGGTGGTCTGCCATGAAACTCGCTTGGCTTTTCATACATCGAGGACCCTGGAGAACTCCACCACTGCCTCCACCTGCCTCTGTGCCTTCCTCGTTCACCACTACAAAAGACTTATGCACCACTTTGGACAGACACAGTTCTTCAGGCGCTATGCCAGATAATTTACGCTTCTCAAACACATCAACCATGCCCAGACTCTTCAGGGCATCATTCAGGTCATATTTCTCCTGCATCGTAAAGATGGGTATTTTAACATCCACATCTGTGAGAATCATGTTGTCCGGCTCAGTCCACTCCATGAGGTTCTCATAAGTGATCGACTCTACCAACTTAAAGTAAGGGGAGAAAAATAAGAGACAGGCACGGAGAGACTTTTAATTGTTTGCCCTTTCATGTAATACCAAACCTACACAACTATCCACATTTTCATGTAGATTTTATCCTAGTATGCAGTTCCAAGTGAAGTAAAAGCAGTAAGGGAGGTTCATGTGTTCATGTGACTGTCTGTTTTACCTTCTGTAGCCCATCGCTCTGCTTTGGGAGTATAATGAGCATGCTCAGATCTTTATTTGCATAAGGGATCTCCAGAATCTGAGCTTCGGGATCTGGATTTGGTCTGTGTCGGATGGTACCCAGAGGAAATTTGTTCGTCTGAGACATCATTGGCCAATCCACTGTTTTGTCCTGACATTTAAAACACAGACAGATCAGACATTAGAGATGCTGATGTGTTAACTATACTGCAGTCTCACTTCccttataaaaaaataagtgtacttaaagttcatttttttaaattatactaCATGTAGTAAGTATACTAATATCAATGTAATAGTAGTAAACTTGTAAGCGTACTATTTCAGTACTACTTGGGAGTAAATTGGCTCACTTTTTACTGAATAAAAGTGTAACTTTAAGTACACTTTAAGTGCAACAGTGtagttttaatttataaaactatgtttttatttgtactGCACCTATACAGGTGAACTTTTAAGTATACTGATAGTTTACTAATTAAATACTTGCAGCACATTTTTTTGGCTTATGAAAGTACACTTTGAAGGACACTCTCAGTAAACTACTAGTTTTattctacaagcagggcttgacattaactttttgcACACCAGCCACAGAGGCTAGtagttttccaaagttactagccagcATTTTCACTGGTCACAATTTTGTTTGTTGGGAAATTTGTTCTTGGCTCTTTGTAAATGACTATACACACCCAAATCAAGTCTAGATTAAATGTATAACATATGTCATCAAAAAGGCCCATTTAGCTCTATAAGTGTAAAGCTTCTTAATCTAGACAGAGAAACGCTAACAGTTGCTTGTCTGAAAAATGGcatatttaattcattttgagcCCATACAGAAGCCTATTGAAATACATATCCATAGTTCCATGTGATTTCAcagttattaattaaatatcaaaaatctaAAAGGTGTGTATCACTTTACAGTTAGTTTTATGACTGTAACTCATTCTCTTCAAAAGCTATTGAAGTTAGAAACGTGTATACCAATGtcgtatacaggtccttctaaaaaaaaaaaatagcatattgtgataaagctcattattttccataatgtaatgataaaaattaaactttcatatattttagatttattgcaccaactgaaatatttcaggtcttttattttattcctttatctaaaaaaattagcatatcatgaaaaggttctctaaacgagctattaacctaatcatctaaatcaactaattaactctaaacacctgcaaaagattcctgaggcttttaaaaactcccagcctggttcattactcaaaaccgcaatcatgggtaagactgccgacctgactgctgtccagaaggccatcattgacaccctcaagcgagagggtaagacacagaaatttctgaacgaataggctgttcccagagtgctgtatcaagacacctcagtgggaaatctgtgggaaggaaaaagtgtggcaaaaaaaacgctgcacaacgagaagaggtgagcggaccctgaggaagattgtggagaaggaccgactccagaccttgggggacctgcggaagcagtggactgagtctggaggagaaacatccagagccaccgtgctcaggcgtgagcaggaaatgggctacaggtgccgcattccccaggtcaagacacttttgggctacagagaagcaacactggactgttgctcagtggtccagagtacttttttcggatgaaagcaaattttgcatgtcatttggaaatcaaggtgccagagtctggaggaagactggggagaaggaaatgccaaaatgcctgaagttggtccactgtgttttatcaggGCAGgatcaatgcagctcgctatcgggagattttggagcacttcatgcttccatctgctgaaaagctttaggGAGATGatgatttggtttttcagcacgacctggcacctgctcacagtgccaaaaccactagtaaatggtttactgaccatggtattactgtgctcaattggcctgccaactctcctgacctgaaccccgtagagaatctgtgggatattgtgaagagaaagttgagagacgcaagagccaacactctggatgagcttaaggccgctatcgaagcatcctgggcctccagaacacctcagcagtgccacaggctgatcgcctccatgccacgccgcactgaagcagtcatttctgcaaaaggattccccaccaagtattgagtgcataactgaacataattatttgaaggttgactttttttgtattaaaaacactaattttttaagaggggttttcatgagctgtatgccaaaatcatcagtattaaaacaataaaagactggaaatatttcagttggtgtgcaattaatctaaaatatataaaagtttaatttttatcattagattatggaaaaaataaagaacttttatcacatatgctaattttttgagaaggacctgtatgttaCTTTAGAGATGGTCTCTAAATTGTTGAATATCAAATGTCCAACATCAAACTTTATACCAGTCACATCAGATGCTCTGGTTCTGCTGTGATCTATTTTTGAAACTAtatagaacaaaaacagtcaatcgCTGTATGGTGAATGAATCTCCTGCGCACATCTCGGCTTTGTTTATGGTGAGAGTTCAGATTTCAGTGAGTGAGCGCGCACTCTGAACAAAACTGGCGTTTCAGCTGCGACTAATCGAAACGCCTCTGATTATTAGAAATTAAATTCATAGGCTCAATAAATTCATGACATTCATACAGTCAACAGAATCGTGTGATTGGTTGTAATGGGATTATAACAGATGCCTTTTGAGAAGAGGGGCTTTTttgggggcggcagtggctcagtggttcatgtaggttgtctacaaaccagaaggttggtggttcgagccccggttccacctgaccaagtgtcgaagtgtccatgagcaagacacctaaccccagctgctcccgacgagctggatgtcgccttacatggctgacattgccgtcggtgtatgaatgggtgaatgtgaggcaaaaatgtaaagcgctttggataaaagcgctatataaatgcagtccatttagaagactaaaataaaattcaacccaccaaagtggctagtgggagtgTCTGTAACGCCACAGATGTACCAGCTGGTGTTAATGTTAATCTCTGATGCACGtaagttttatttaaattaaaaaaacatcaattATAGTTtgctatttatatattatttatgcaCTTTAAGTATACTACTATGTTACTATTTAGGTATACATTTTAATActtgaaatataaaaatgcaaaaaagtctaaaaatagttttattaaGTTCAAGCAAAAACATAGAAAGATCTGGCTTTGTCTTTATTTGAACTATTTTCCCCACCATGTTCacttttgttgtatgaatatgtgaatatgtttttttaaccaacacttgaatgtgggaacatttaataaaacaaattctAAAAATGTACGTTTGTAAAACTATGTAAA harbors:
- the LOC137042060 gene encoding leukocyte elastase inhibitor-like; translation: MDPKIEPVVLANTKFSIDLLKELCEVNTGNVLFSPLSISSALGLVCLGGQPDTNETYSQMYTTLHFGTMKIMYSILYEELNKDVTDRSLYLVNLMFGENTVKFNDDFLKKCEDWCFASLMNVDFKKSPDAARKEINDWVKNNTGDHIENLLAEKAVTKDTILGLISALFFKDKWASAFTRVPANKDKTVDWPMMSQTNKFPLGTIRHRPNPDPEAQILEIPYANKDLSMLIILPKQSDGLQKLVESITYENLMEWTEPDNMILTDVDVKIPIFTMQEKYDLNDALKSLGMVDVFEKRKLSGIAPEELCLSKVVHKSFVVVNEEGTEAGGGSGGVLQGPRCMKSQASFMADHPFLFFLRHNPTNSIIFWGRFVAPP